Part of the Paenibacillus terrae HPL-003 genome is shown below.
GAAAGCATTCTAATTTGTTCTCTGGTTTCATCATCAACATCGGGTGCAATCAGTTGATCAGGGGCCAGTTTCATTAACAATCGGTAGAATCCTGATTTTTTAAGCAGTTTGTACGTTTCAGCTGGGAATGGATCATCGTTACCTCCCTGCGTTGGGACACTGCTTTCAATGCCGACAAAGGAAGTTACTTCGTTTGGATATTTGTTCACATAATCCAGTCCGTATATCCCTGAAATGGAGTGAGCCATGAGCGTGTAACGTTGAATACCAAGTTGCTGTAACGCTTCATGAATTTCACTAACCATATTTTCCGTAGTACGCTCTTTTTCAGTAATGTCACTTAATCCATAACCGAAAGGTTCAATGACAACGACTTTGTAAAATGGAGATAGCTCATCGATGAGCGGTTTGAAATCAAGGGCTGGGGCGGGTGTTCCATACCCAGGAAGCAATACCACCGTTTCTTTGCCTTTTCCTTGAATCAACACATTCATGTTTTTCCCGTCAACCGCTACAAACTGGCCATAAGGTTTTATTTTCCCTTCTTCCGATTTGTTGCTAAATACATTAACAATAAAGACAGTCGCAATAAATAATGCAAAAGCGATAACGATCGCACCAAATATTTTGAGCAAAATGATTAATATTTTTTTCATCATGATGGTTCTCTCCTGTTGAGTTCGTTTACTTTTTTAATGAAATTTGAAATTGGGAACCAGCCTCACCTGCAAATACAATACGGCCGTTCTCTGGTAAAACAACAACATTCTTACCGCTGACCACGCTGTGATTAATACAAATTCCGTTCTGATCATAGATAGCAAAGGCTCCATTTGCAGGTAACTTCACTGTCATGACTTTTCCTTTCGCAGTAGCGGGTACCGAAAACCATTTGGCATGTCCATCTGCTTGAATGGTTGTTGCGGATTGTTTACCCGAATAGATTGGTTTCACCATTTCCTCACTGGCGAATACATAACCTGAAAATGTAAGATACTCTCCTCCGTTCTTTTTGGAGAAATGAATGTCCATCGTTTCTCGTCCGGCAGTACCCGGAATCTGCAATTGATTGGCTGCTTCGTTGGCTCCAATAATTTTATTATTGGACATATACCCTGGATTCTCTTTATTCATATGAATAGGCAGGATCGATGTAGCATTAAGATAGAGCATTGATGTGTATTTCGCATTCACCAGATAATATTTTTTACCATCGCGCTTTGCCCATGCAGCGTTAATCTCCTTGGGTAATGTATTGGCTTTGAGCTTCTCCGCATTATATTCTGAGAAAGCCACCTGTCCGAGTCCTGGAACGGAGATATAAGATCGAGACCACAGGTAGGTATTCCCATTTTTCTCCACAACGAATTTCAACTTTTCTGTACCATCATCACTCACAAAAGTACCATCTGATGTATAGGTGTATTCTTGAACCGGATTACTTGGAGCCGTGAGAGAGGAGACCGTCATTTGTCCAGCCTTATTTATTTTG
Proteins encoded:
- a CDS encoding alpha/beta hydrolase, translated to MMKKILIILLKIFGAIVIAFALFIATVFIVNVFSNKSEEGKIKPYGQFVAVDGKNMNVLIQGKGKETVVLLPGYGTPAPALDFKPLIDELSPFYKVVVIEPFGYGLSDITEKERTTENMVSEIHEALQQLGIQRYTLMAHSISGIYGLDYVNKYPNEVTSFVGIESSVPTQGGNDDPFPAETYKLLKKSGFYRLLMKLAPDQLIAPDVDDETREQIRMLSLKNTFNPNNLNEGENFGPNFKAVENLFFPKDLPVIFFLQANDTETENWIPLHEEQIKNSVHGKVMTFEGEHYLHYTRSKEIVENFRGFMNELK